One genomic segment of Panicum virgatum strain AP13 chromosome 2N, P.virgatum_v5, whole genome shotgun sequence includes these proteins:
- the LOC120660808 gene encoding serine/threonine/tyrosine-protein kinase HT1-like, with amino-acid sequence MSDHAQPRHDQHRGLRGRLAGLFSSPPPQPPNPQSNEQVAKLVEELGRQRDLTETYKARLESTQGYLRFCLEVAQERGFLHLISDSAQQHSTHRGADFETAPTAASDDDADDKDEPAETPPRCDPYLAATRGLAVEHGWSVAPEEIELHEVIGRGSTADIHRATWRGLEVAVKWVRPELFVSNPGAEAFFAQEADLLSRQRHPHVLRLMGACLRPPGSCFLVTELLSGATLGEWLHGGRERRPRAPSSPPPPPLVDRVSRALEVALAMRHIHEQTPRVVHRDLKPSNVLLDAELRARVTGFGHARFLPDGKEALTGETGTYVYMAPEVIRCEPYTEKCDVYSFGIILNELITAEHPYIDTSYGPSKIALGVADGKLRPQLPESDGYPTGLVDLICRTWDAEPSSRPSFAAITSELREIRQHIVQHGEQYQNYSHA; translated from the exons ATGAGCGACCACGCGCAGCCGCGGCACGACCAGCACCGCGGCCTCCGTGGCCGGCTCGCCGGCCtcttctcctcgccgccgccacagccaccGAACCCCCAGTCCAACGAACAG GTCGCGAAGctggtggaggagctcgggagGCAGAGGGATCTCACGGAGACGTACAAGGCGCGGCTCGAGAGCACGCAGGGGTACCTCCGGTTCTGCCTCGAGGTCGCCCAGGAGCGCGGCTTCCTGCACCTGATATCCGACAGCGCGCAGCAGCACTCGACGCACCGCGGCGCCGACTTCGAGACAGCACCGACCGCCGCCAGTGACGACGACGCGGACGACAAGGACGAGCCAGCGGAGACGCCGCCGCGGTGCGACCCGTACCTGGCCGCCACGCGCGGCCTCGCCGTGGAGCACGGCTGGTCCGTCGCCCCGGAAGAG ATCGAGCTGCACGAGGTGATAGGCCGGGGCTCGACGGCGGACATCCACAGGGCGACGTGGCGCGGGCTCGAGGTGGCGGTGAAGTGGGTGCGGCCGGAGCTCTTCGTCTCCAACCCGGGCGCCGAGGCCTTCTTCGCGCAGGAGGCCGACCTGCTGTCGCGGCAGCGGCACCCGCACGTGCTGCGCCTGATGGGCGCGTGCCTGCGCCCCCCGGGGAGCTGCTTCCTGGTGACCGAGCTGCTGAGCGGGGCGACGCTCGGGGAGTGGCTGCACGGGGGCAGGGAGCGGCGCCCGCgggcgccgtcctcgccgccgccgccgccgctggtggacAGGGTGAGCAGGGCGCTGGAGGTCGCGCTGGCCATGCGGCACATCCACGAGCAGACGCCCAGGGTCGTGCACCGCGACCTGAAGCCCAGCAACGTTCTCCTGGATGCTGAGCTGCGCGCGCGGGTTACGGGCTTTGGCCACGCCAGGTTCTTGCCGGACGGCAAGGAGGCGCTCACCGGCGAAACGG GGACTTATGTGTACATGGCTCCTGAAGTGATTCGCTGTGAACCCTACACTGAGAAATGCGACGTCTACAGCTTCGGCATCATACTGAATGAACTGATCACTGCAGAGCATCCGTACATTGATACAAGCTACGGGCCGAGTAAG ATTGCGCTGGGAGTAGCAGACGGAAAATTAAGGCCTCAACTCCCAGAGAGTGATGGATATCCTACTGGCCTGGTTGATCTCATCTGCCGAACCTGGGATGCAGAACCTTCAAGTCGGCCTTCGTTTGCCGCCATAACTTCCGAGCTTCGAGAAATCAGACAGCACATTGTGCAACACGGAGAACAGTACCAAAACTATAGTCATGCATAG